In a single window of the Neospora caninum Liverpool complete genome, chromosome VIIa genome:
- a CDS encoding Peptidyl-prolyl cis-trans isomerase A, related: MPNPRVFFDISIDKKPAGRIEFELFADAVPKTAENFRALCTGEKGTGRSGKPLYYQGCPFHRIIPQFMCQGGDFTRMNGTGGESIYGEKFADENFSYKHSEPFLLSMANAGPNTNGSQFFITTVPCPWLDGKHVVFGKVVAGQEVVKMMEAEGRSNGQPKCAVEISACGQLS, encoded by the coding sequence ATGCCGAACCCACGCGTGTTCTTCGACATCAGCATTGACAAGAAGCCTGCGGGCCGCATCGAATTCGAGCTGTTCGCCGATGCGGTTCCCAAGACGGCAGAAAACTTCCGGGCTCTGTGCACTGGTGAGAAGGGTACAGGCCGGAGCGGAAAGCCGCTGTACTACCAAGGATGCCCCTTCCACAGAATCATTCCGCAATTCATGTGCCAAGGAGGCGACTTCACCCGCATGAACGGAACCGGTGGCGAATCCATCTACGGTGAAAAGTTTGCGGACGAAAACTTCAGCTACAAGCATTCTGAGCCCTTCCTCTTGTCTATGGCCAATGCTGGACCCAACACCAACGGCTCTCAGTTTTTCATTACCACTGTTCCCTGCCCCTGGCTGGACGGAAAGCACGTCGTTTTCGGGAAGGTTGTTGCAGGACAGGAAGTTGTGAAAATGATGGAGGCCGAGGGACGCTCTAATGGTCAGCCAAAGTGTGCCGTTGAGATTTCGGCGTGCGGCCAACTCTCGTAA
- a CDS encoding putative lysyl-tRNA synthetase, with translation MAPPAGHVETEAPEKRQAAVNGEEPKLSASERRRLRKAEQAAAKKESKQQQEGAAAQADKNGAEKAEDELDPTQYFEKRCQLVEDLKHKGVSAYPHKFQVSLSIPEFIKKYGNLGDGEHLEAEEVQIAGRITRVSASGQKLRFYDIRGDGEKIQVMSNFSYHDEKAGDFSEIHNRFRRGDVIGIRGFPGKSKRGELSIFPREVTLLSPCLHMLPERNTLKDFEVRFRHRYLDLIVNDETRKTFLIRSRIVNFLRHFLEARGFVEVETPMMNVIAGGAAARPFKTHHNDLDMDLYMRIAPELFLKMLIVGGLDRVFEIGKNFRNEGIDMTHNPEFTACEFYWAYADYNDLMDLTEELLSSMVMALHGTYQIQYHPDGPGGEAVTLDFTPPFARLSMVEEIEKKAGVTLPRPLDGDECIAFMKDLLIKNKVELPQPTTSAKLLDALCGEYVECQAQTKPVFITEHPQIMSPLAKWHRSKPELTERFELFVMGKELCNAYTELNDPVKQRECFMDQAKAKAAGDDEAACIDEVFCTALEYGLPPTGGWGLGIDRLTMFLSDHNTIKEVILFPAMRPQPQIGASGKQESDTGVPGEASSPTH, from the exons agagagaaggcgcttGCGCAAGGCAGAACAGGCGGCTGCAAAGAAGGAGTCGAAGCAACAGcaagaaggcgccgccgcccagGCAGACAAGAACGGCGCCGAAAAGGCTGAGGACGAGCTTGACCCAACTCAGTACTTCGAGAAACGCTGCCAGCTTGTCGAGGACCTCAAACACAAGGGCGTTTCCGCGTACCCCCACAAATTTCAG GTATCTCTGTCGATTCCGGAGTTTATCAAGAAGTACGGCAAcctcggagacggcgagcacCTGGAAGCCGAGGAAGTCCAGATTGCGG GCCGAATTACACGTGTTTCGGCGAGCGGGCAGAAGCTGCGCTTTTACGACAtccgcggcgacggcgaaaagATCCAAGTCATGTCGAATTTCAGTTATCATGATGAGAAGGCAGGAGACTTCTCAGAGATCCACAACCGATTCCGAAGAGGAGATGTTATTG GAATTCGCGGGTTCCCCGGGAAGTCGAAACGCGGTGAGCTGTCGATCTTTCCCCGCGAAGTGACCCTGCTGAGTCCGTGCCTCCACATGCTGCCGGAGCGAAACACTCTCAAGGACTTCGAAGTGCGCTTCCGTCACCGGTATCTCGATCTGATCGTCAACGATGAAACGCGTAAAACGTTCCTTATCCG GTCGCGGATTGTCAATTTCTTGCGTCACTTCTTGGAAGCGCGCGGTTTCGTGGAGGTCGAGACCCCGATGATGAACGTTATTGCCGGGGGAGCTGCAGCGCGGCCCTTCAAGACGCACCATAACGACTTGGACATGGACCTGTATATGCGAATTGCCCCGGAGTTGTTCTTGAAGATGCTCATTGTTGGTGGCCTGGATCGCGTTTTTGAAATCGGCAAGAATTTCCGAAACGAAGGGATCGACATGACACACAACCCGGAATTCACAGCTTGCGAATTCTACTGGGCCTACGCTGACTACAACGATCTTATGGATCTTACCGAGGAACTGCTGTCAT CTATGGTGATGGCGCTCCATGGAACCTATCAGATTCAGTATCACCCAGATGGCCCCGGCGGTGAGGCAGTCACTCTGGACTTCACTCCCCCCTTTGCGCGTCTGTCTATGGTCGAGGagatcgagaagaaagcgggagTGACGTTGCCAAGACCGCTGGATGGCGATGAGTGCATCGCTTTCATGAAAGACCTGCTGATTAAGAACAAGGTGGAGCTCCCCCAACCGACCACGAGTGCTAAGCTGCTCGACGCGCTCTGTGGAGAGTATGTGGAGTGTCAAGCGCAGACGAAACCTGTGTTCATCACAGAGCACCCACAGATCATGTCCCCTCTGGCTAAATGGCATCGGTCGAAGCCCGAATTGACAGAGCGTTTCGAGCTGTTCGTCATGGGAAAGGAACTCTGCAATGCGTATACCGAGCTGAATGATCCCGTCAAGCAGCGTGAATGCTTTATGGACCAAGCAAAG GCGAAGGCAGCTGGCGATGACGAGGCCGCTTGTATCGATGAAGTCTTCTGCACCGCACTGGAGTACGGCCTGCCTCCTACTGGCGGCTGGGGTCTTGGGATCGACCGGCTGACGATGTTCCTTTCGGATCACAATACCATCAAAGAGGTTATCCTGTTCCCCGCAATGAGACCCCAGCCACAGATCGGAGCGTCAGGGAAACAGGAATCGGACACTGGAGTCCCCGGAGAGGCATCTTCCCCGACTCACTGA